GACGTAGCCGACCTCGGTAAACTTCGATGCCTCGATCTTTATGAAGGGCGAATCTGCGATGCGGGCAAGGCGCCTCGCGATCTCGGTCTTGCCAACGCCGGTGGACCCGATCATCAAGATGTTCTTCGGTAGAATGTCCCGGGCTATATCGTCAGGCAGCTTTTGGCGTCGGATCCGATTGCGAAGTGCGACCGCGACGGCCCTTTTGGCATCGGTCTGGCCCACGACGTACTTGTCGAGCTCGGCCACGATCTGTCGCGGCGTCAATTCATCAAGATTTTGTTTCGAAGCGGTCGCCTTTACCTCGCCGCCCAGATATATCGTCATTCGGTTCCCTTCTGTTAAATTTCCTCGACCACGATGTCCTTGTTCGTGTAAATACAGATATCCCCTGCGATCTTCATCGCTTCTTCGGCGATCTCCCGGGCCGAGAGTTCGGTGTGATTCATCAACGCCCGGGCCGCGGCGATCGCGTACATCCCGCCCGAGCCGACCGCGAGCAGGCCCTCGTCAGACGCTATCACGTCGCCTTTGCCCGAGATAAGGAACGCATTCTTTTTGTCGGCGACTATCAGCAACGCCTCGAGGTTGCGAAGGTATTTATCAGTTCGCCAATCTTTGCTGAGTTCGATGGCGGCTCGCTCGAGCTGTCCCTGGTATTGTTCGAGTTTTGTCTCGAATCGGCTAAGAAGGGAGAATGCGTCGGCCGTCGATCCGGCAAAACCCGCGACCACCGAACCATCAAGCAAACGTCTGATCTTCCTGGCGTTGCCTTTAAGGACCGTTTCGCCAAGCGTTACCTGACCGTCGCCGGCCATCGCCGATGCTCCGTCGCGGTGAACGTAAAGCACGGTCGTCGACCTGATAAGCCTTTTGTGAGCGTGAACCGACATAAAATTCAATCATAAGTCTTTAATTTCAAATGCTCAAATTGACACCATTCCGAAATTATTTGAACATTGAGGTGTTTATGAGATCGAGACCGAGGATCGGTATAACGACGCGGCTTGAGTTGGAAACGCGTCGATTCTACCTCGGACGCGACTACAGCGAAGCGATCTTTGCGGCTGGCGGCTTGCCTGTTCATTTGCCGCTGATTGATCGCAGCGAGTATATTTCCGAAGTGTTTTCGGAGCTCGATGGGCTTTTGCTGCCTGGGAGCGACACTGATCCGGACCCCGTCCGATATGGCGAAGATCCGCACCCTCGGCTGAAAAAGGTCATTCCTGAGAAGGATCAGACCGATCTGCTCGCACTTGAGGCTGCCGAATTGTCGGGAATTCCCGTTCTCGGCATTTGTTTCGGGATGCAGATCCTGAATGTCGCACGCGGCGGAAGTTTGGTCCAGGACATCGGTTCGCAGATCGACGGCTCGCTCAAGCACGACCAGGGCTTGCCGCTTGAACGAAATTCGCATCGGATACGTATATCCGAAAGCGGCTTACTGCGGACAATTGCCGGAGCGGACCGGACGGAGGTACCGTTCAGCGTCAATTCACACCATCATCAATCGGTGCGAAACGTCGGCAGAGAACTTCGGCCTGTCGCATGGGCCAGTGATGGCGTGATCGAGGCGATCGAAGATGTAAGGGATGGCCGCTTTGTTCTCGGGGTTCAATGGCATCCGGAGTTATCGTGGAAAACCGATCCGCTTTCCGCCGCGAT
The DNA window shown above is from Chloracidobacterium sp. and carries:
- the hslV gene encoding ATP-dependent protease subunit HslV, with the protein product MSVHAHKRLIRSTTVLYVHRDGASAMAGDGQVTLGETVLKGNARKIRRLLDGSVVAGFAGSTADAFSLLSRFETKLEQYQGQLERAAIELSKDWRTDKYLRNLEALLIVADKKNAFLISGKGDVIASDEGLLAVGSGGMYAIAAARALMNHTELSAREIAEEAMKIAGDICIYTNKDIVVEEI
- a CDS encoding gamma-glutamyl-gamma-aminobutyrate hydrolase family protein gives rise to the protein MRSRPRIGITTRLELETRRFYLGRDYSEAIFAAGGLPVHLPLIDRSEYISEVFSELDGLLLPGSDTDPDPVRYGEDPHPRLKKVIPEKDQTDLLALEAAELSGIPVLGICFGMQILNVARGGSLVQDIGSQIDGSLKHDQGLPLERNSHRIRISESGLLRTIAGADRTEVPFSVNSHHHQSVRNVGRELRPVAWASDGVIEAIEDVRDGRFVLGVQWHPELSWKTDPLSAAIFSEFVKRCSTDQQ